A portion of the Stigmatella aurantiaca DW4/3-1 genome contains these proteins:
- a CDS encoding Dyp-type peroxidase has product MRTAAFLLLKIEHADPARAWLQEILKGELTTAAEIPREERERRHACLNLAFTWQGLKALGLDNDSLQTFPYEFRKGMAGRAHVLGDTGPSAPEHWDFGGPRPGSPPPEDMHLLLMLYARSEDVLRTVLSHQRQRMAAQGIRELYCQQAAHLREEKDGQIFFREHFGFRDSLSQPVIRGFMRPPPGEDYDTPIAAGEFILGHENEYEEKPSSPSVPAHQDPHGRLGPAEKPGRKDLGLNGTYLALRKLEQDVEGFDAFLEKNKALAPLGVEDDAKKKEWLKAKLLGRWPNGAPLKPDQHEAPDLGSQPPSNAFRFVQEDAGGLGCPVTSHVRRTNPRDSLAPNPELSMKMNRRHRILRRAVAYGPHMGESDKAPSGRGLIFMALNANLGRQFEFIQQSWMNQEKAGRLYSERDPVASNHEGGMMTLPIKPLRRCVMDLQSFVTVKGGGYFFLPGVKALEFLAHLKPPAA; this is encoded by the coding sequence ATGAGGACCGCCGCCTTTCTCCTGCTGAAGATCGAGCACGCAGATCCAGCCCGGGCATGGCTTCAGGAGATCCTGAAGGGGGAGCTCACCACCGCAGCGGAGATTCCGCGTGAGGAGCGTGAGCGGCGGCACGCGTGCCTGAACCTGGCCTTCACCTGGCAGGGGCTGAAGGCCCTGGGCCTGGACAACGACTCCCTCCAGACCTTCCCCTACGAGTTTCGGAAGGGCATGGCCGGGCGCGCGCACGTGCTCGGGGACACCGGCCCGAGCGCTCCGGAGCACTGGGACTTCGGCGGCCCGCGGCCCGGCAGCCCTCCCCCGGAGGACATGCACCTCTTGCTGATGCTCTATGCGCGCAGTGAAGACGTGCTGCGGACCGTGCTGTCACACCAGCGCCAGCGGATGGCGGCCCAGGGGATTCGAGAGCTGTATTGCCAGCAGGCCGCCCACCTCCGGGAAGAGAAGGACGGCCAGATCTTCTTCCGGGAGCACTTCGGCTTCCGGGACTCGCTCTCCCAGCCGGTGATTCGAGGCTTCATGAGGCCACCGCCCGGCGAGGACTATGACACCCCCATCGCCGCGGGGGAGTTCATCCTGGGCCACGAGAACGAATACGAGGAGAAGCCTTCCTCCCCGAGCGTCCCCGCCCACCAGGATCCCCACGGACGGCTCGGCCCGGCCGAGAAACCGGGCCGCAAGGACCTGGGGCTCAACGGCACCTATCTCGCGCTGCGCAAGCTCGAGCAGGACGTCGAGGGGTTCGATGCGTTCCTGGAAAAGAACAAGGCACTCGCCCCCCTGGGCGTCGAGGACGATGCGAAAAAGAAGGAGTGGTTGAAGGCCAAGCTCCTGGGGCGCTGGCCCAACGGCGCGCCCTTGAAGCCGGATCAGCACGAAGCCCCGGATCTGGGCTCCCAACCGCCCTCGAACGCGTTCCGCTTCGTCCAGGAGGACGCGGGGGGGCTGGGCTGCCCAGTGACCTCGCACGTCCGGCGCACCAACCCCCGGGACTCCCTGGCGCCCAATCCAGAGCTGTCCATGAAGATGAACCGCCGGCACCGGATCCTCCGGCGGGCCGTCGCCTATGGCCCCCACATGGGGGAGAGCGACAAGGCCCCTTCCGGACGCGGGCTGATCTTCATGGCGCTCAACGCCAACCTCGGGCGTCAGTTCGAGTTCATTCAGCAGAGCTGGATGAACCAGGAGAAGGCCGGACGGCTGTACAGCGAGCGAGATCCGGTCGCGTCAAATCACGAGGGCGGAATGATGACCCTTCCTATCAAGCCATTGCGGAGGTGCGTGATGGACCTCCAGAGCTTCGTCACCGTGAAGGGCGGAGGCTACTTCTTCCTGCCCGGGGTGAAGGCTCTGGAGTTCCTCGCGCACCTGAAGCCGCCAGCGGCGTGA
- the hemA gene encoding glutamyl-tRNA reductase produces the protein MEWVCVGLSHRTAPLAVREKLSMTEVQQMRLLHQGSQGPHEAMTVATCNRVEVYVATPDPALARAWVREALGRLGGPEVLEHLYEYEGPQALEHLFRVASSLDSRVVGEAQILGQLKKAFEQARRTGAARGGLTRVCSAAFACAKRVRTETAIGRAATSVAPAVAALASQLFGTLSDKTVLLVGAGEMGGLAARHFRQAQAGRLLITNRTPSRAEALAAEVGGSARPFETLGALLVEADVVVCSTAAPVPLLTHEHVSAVSRARQGRPLFMADLSVPRNIAPEVALLDWVTAYDVDGLQQFAAENEAARAEEARKAEVLIRQEIARFLRDRTVRQSAPVLAQLRQRAGQIAKAETERTLAGLGEGLTSKQRQSIEAMGRAIVNKLLHEPTLSLRASVDTDDFQELADATTRLFGLRDVREQLTAPATAD, from the coding sequence CTGGAGTGGGTGTGCGTTGGACTGTCTCACCGGACGGCCCCCTTGGCGGTCCGCGAGAAGCTCTCCATGACCGAGGTTCAGCAGATGCGGCTGCTGCACCAAGGCTCGCAGGGCCCTCACGAGGCGATGACCGTGGCCACGTGCAACCGGGTCGAGGTGTACGTGGCCACGCCGGACCCCGCCCTGGCACGGGCGTGGGTGCGGGAGGCGCTGGGGCGCCTGGGAGGCCCCGAGGTGCTCGAACACCTCTACGAGTACGAAGGGCCCCAGGCGCTGGAGCACCTGTTCCGCGTGGCCTCCAGCCTGGATTCCCGGGTGGTGGGGGAAGCGCAGATCCTGGGCCAGCTCAAGAAGGCCTTCGAGCAAGCCCGCCGGACGGGGGCGGCGCGCGGTGGGCTGACGCGCGTCTGCTCCGCGGCCTTCGCCTGCGCCAAGCGCGTGCGCACCGAGACGGCCATTGGCCGGGCCGCCACCTCCGTGGCGCCCGCCGTCGCCGCGCTGGCCAGCCAGCTCTTCGGCACGCTGTCGGACAAGACGGTGCTGCTGGTGGGCGCGGGCGAGATGGGAGGATTGGCCGCCCGGCACTTCCGGCAAGCCCAGGCAGGACGGCTGCTCATCACCAACCGCACGCCGTCCCGCGCCGAGGCGCTGGCCGCCGAGGTGGGCGGCAGTGCCCGGCCTTTCGAGACCCTGGGCGCGCTCCTGGTGGAAGCCGACGTGGTGGTGTGCTCCACCGCCGCGCCGGTGCCCCTGCTGACCCACGAGCACGTCTCCGCGGTGAGCCGGGCGCGCCAGGGCCGTCCTCTGTTCATGGCCGACCTGTCGGTTCCCCGGAACATCGCCCCGGAGGTGGCCCTGCTCGACTGGGTGACGGCGTATGACGTGGATGGCCTCCAGCAGTTCGCCGCGGAGAACGAGGCCGCGCGGGCCGAGGAGGCGCGGAAGGCCGAGGTGTTGATCCGCCAGGAGATTGCCCGGTTCCTGCGCGACCGGACGGTGAGGCAGAGCGCCCCGGTCCTGGCCCAGCTGCGGCAACGGGCCGGGCAGATTGCCAAGGCCGAGACGGAGCGAACGCTGGCGGGGCTCGGCGAGGGGCTGACCTCCAAGCAACGTCAGAGCATCGAGGCCATGGGGCGCGCGATCGTCAACAAGCTGCTGCATGAGCCCACGCTGAGCCTTCGCGCCAGCGTGGACACGGACGACTTCCAAGAGCTCGCCGATGCGACCACCCGGCTGTTCGGGCTGCGGGACGTCCGGGAGCAGCTCACCGCGCCGGCCACCGCCGACTGA
- a CDS encoding endonuclease/exonuclease/phosphatase family protein yields MRLRRCILWSVSFLVACGGDPSFEALSPGASLGTQEAAVTIPSQGSATTVDIGCWNVEWFGSSSNGPTNDTLQQQNVRDVLLGSNLDIWGLEEVVSTTAFSNLKAQLSGYAGLLASDASVTSGSSFYSSSEQKVGILYKTSVASVQSARIILTANDSDFAGRPPLEVKMRVTLNGTARDIVVIVFHAKAFDDATSWQRRLNASNALKAYLDSTYPSTPVVVLGDWNDDVDTSITSGKASPYQNFVSDAQDYFFPTKALSDAKVASTASYPDMIDHQLVTNELKSLYVAGSAKVYRVDTYISSYATTTTDHFPVLTRYAW; encoded by the coding sequence ATGCGGCTTCGCCGTTGCATCTTGTGGTCTGTTTCCTTCCTCGTTGCCTGTGGCGGTGATCCCTCATTTGAAGCGCTCTCGCCCGGGGCCTCACTGGGCACCCAGGAGGCGGCTGTCACCATCCCGTCGCAGGGCAGCGCCACGACGGTGGACATCGGCTGCTGGAACGTGGAGTGGTTTGGCTCTTCGTCGAACGGTCCCACCAACGACACGCTTCAGCAGCAGAACGTGCGGGACGTGCTCCTGGGCTCGAACCTGGACATCTGGGGGTTGGAGGAGGTGGTCAGCACCACCGCCTTCAGCAACCTCAAGGCCCAGCTCTCTGGCTACGCGGGCCTGCTGGCGAGTGACGCCAGCGTGACGAGCGGCAGCAGCTTCTACAGCTCCAGCGAGCAGAAGGTGGGCATCCTCTACAAGACGAGTGTGGCTTCCGTGCAGAGCGCTCGGATCATCCTCACGGCCAACGACAGTGACTTCGCCGGCCGCCCGCCGCTCGAGGTGAAGATGCGGGTCACCCTCAATGGGACGGCCCGGGACATCGTCGTCATCGTCTTCCACGCCAAGGCGTTCGATGACGCCACGAGCTGGCAGCGCCGGCTCAACGCCTCCAATGCCCTCAAGGCCTACCTGGACAGCACGTATCCCAGCACCCCGGTGGTGGTGCTTGGAGACTGGAACGACGACGTGGACACCTCCATCACCTCGGGCAAGGCGTCCCCGTACCAGAACTTCGTGAGTGACGCTCAGGACTACTTCTTTCCCACCAAGGCCCTGTCCGACGCGAAGGTGGCCTCCACCGCCAGTTACCCAGACATGATCGACCACCAACTCGTCACCAATGAGCTGAAGTCGCTCTACGTGGCTGGCTCCGCCAAGGTGTACCGGGTGGACACGTACATCTCCAGCTACGCCACCACGACGACCGATCACTTCCCGGTCCTCACGCGCTACGCGTGGTAG
- a CDS encoding DoxX family protein, whose product MARSKRVHRSRIASPGPGRFKPADTPVRMALRATAGIVFITLGQMKFFDSILLGTTAISLPTGPEGFAQYLAAIGVPFPLLNAYMVCLVEMICGLGLVLSAFLPAPALFTRLAALPLFGDMVVATFTVGLRNAMGQPVLMGGIPVTQQAWRLPLEVFLLLTTLLLLWRPLPRPVQAQEFAAPIS is encoded by the coding sequence ATGGCCCGCTCCAAGCGGGTCCATCGATCCCGGATTGCTTCTCCGGGGCCGGGCCGCTTCAAGCCCGCGGACACCCCCGTCCGGATGGCCCTGCGCGCCACGGCAGGCATCGTCTTCATCACCCTGGGCCAGATGAAGTTCTTCGACAGCATCTTGCTGGGCACCACGGCCATCTCCCTGCCCACGGGGCCGGAAGGCTTCGCCCAGTACTTGGCCGCCATCGGGGTGCCCTTCCCGCTGCTCAACGCTTATATGGTGTGCCTGGTGGAGATGATCTGCGGCCTGGGGCTGGTGCTCAGTGCCTTCCTCCCCGCGCCCGCGCTCTTCACCCGCCTGGCGGCCCTGCCCCTCTTCGGGGACATGGTGGTGGCCACCTTCACCGTGGGATTGCGCAACGCCATGGGCCAGCCCGTGTTGATGGGAGGCATCCCGGTCACCCAGCAGGCCTGGCGGCTGCCCCTGGAAGTCTTCCTGCTGCTCACCACCCTGCTGCTGCTGTGGAGACCACTCCCCCGCCCGGTGCAAGCTCAAGAGTTCGCCGCACCCATCTCCTGA